In one window of Helianthus annuus cultivar XRQ/B chromosome 17, HanXRQr2.0-SUNRISE, whole genome shotgun sequence DNA:
- the LOC110922307 gene encoding molybdenum cofactor sulfurase-like isoform X2 — translation MKKAFPNYLETDRADRIRDQEYSLSNHVCLDYIGHGLFSYSQQLHSNAPFFSIRYKSVNLYAQITHGGPEPEFETTIKKRIFRFMNVSSDDYSLVFTANQSSAFKVLAESYPYPNLLTVYDHQNEAVEPMVDNCRKRSGWVDSAVFSWPSMRIQSKGLRKLVVTKKKKGLFVFPLQSKVTGSRYSYLWMGLAQENGWHVCLDANALGAKDMETLGLSLFQPDFLICSFYKVFGENPSGFGCLFIKKSTSLVLKNSNTNAGVVNIVEASNRPLYLQASGSINRGKTVLSNQETLEIQEIGDRKDEVSFLDIKSRKKERNSSGDIEFRGLDNADSLGLVLISSRVRYLVNWLVNAFGSLKHPHPENGGVPLVRIYGPKVRVDRGPVVAFNVFDWKGEKIEPTLVQKLADRHNISLSYAILKHVSFVDKSSEERERSVEVKSFESSMLTKKKDRLDLGIPVIMAALGFLTNFEDVYRLWAFVSRFLDADFVEKERWRYMALNQTTVEV, via the coding sequence ATGAAAAAGGCTTTCCCAAACTACCTGGAAACTGACCGGGCTGACCGAATCCGGGATCAGGAATACTCTCTGTCCAACCATGTTTGTCTTGATTACATTGGTCACGGGCTCTTCTCTTATTCACAGCAGTTGCATTCTAATGCGCCTTTTTTCAGTATCAGATACAAATCAGTAAATTTGTACGCACAGATTACGCACGGTGGTCCAGAACCAGAATTTGAAACTACCATCAAGAAAAGGATTTTTAGATTCATGAATGTTTCATCAGATGATTATTCTTTGGTTTTCACAGCCAACCAATCATCTGCATTCAAAGTGTTGGCAGAATCTTACCCTTATCCAAATCTTTTGACTGTGTATGATCACCAAAATGAAGCGGTAGAACCTATGGTTGATAACTGTAGAAAAAGATCTGGGTGGGTGGATTCAGCTGTGTTTTCATGGCCCAGCATGAGAATCCAGTCAAAAGGACTCAGAAAATTGGTGGTGACCAAAAAAAAGAAAGGGCTTTTTGTCTTCCCCCTTCAATCCAAGGTTACTGGATCAAGATACTCGTATCTTTGGATGGGTTTGGCTCAAGAAAACGGGTGGCATGTTTGTCTTGATGCAAATGCATTAGGAGCCAAAGATATGGAGACACTCGGTCTCTCTCTTTTCCAGCCCGATTTCCTCATCTGTTCATTTTACAAGGTTTTTGGAGAGAACCCGTCTGGATTCGGTTgtctttttattaaaaaatcaacCTCATTGGTGCTTAAAAACTCTAATACCAACGCCGGAGTGGTTAATATCGTTGAAGCTTCTAACCGGCCACTATACCTCCAAGCATCAGGGAGTATCAACAGAGGGAAAACAGTCTTATCGAATCAAGAAACACTTGAAATACAAGAAATTGGTGACAGAAAAGATGAAGTATCGTTTCTTGACATCAAATCAAGAAAAAAAGAAAGGAACAGTAGTGGGGATATAGAGTTTAGGGGATTAGATAATGCAGATTCATTAGGTTTGGTACTGATTAGCAGCAGGGTAAGGTACTTAGTGAACTGGCTAGTGAATGCATTTGGTAGTCTAAAACACCCACATCCGGAAAACGGGGGGGTTCCTTTGGTTAGGATTTATGGGCCAAAAGTGAGGGTGGACCGAGGGCCGGTAGTGGCCTTCAATGTGTTTGATTGGAAAGGTGAGAAAATTGAGCCAACACTTGTACAGAAGCTGGCAGATAGACACAATATTTCTTTAAGTTATGCAATTTTGAAACATGTCAGTTTTGTGGACAAGAGTAGTGAAGAAAGGGAAAGATCAGTAGAGGTAAAGAGCTTCGAAAGTAGCATGTTGACCAAAAAGAAAGACAGGCTTGACCTAGGGATACCGGTGATCATGGCTGCACTTGGATTTTTGACCAACTTTGAAGACGTTTATAGGCTGTGGGCATTTGTTTCACGATTCTTGGATGCAGATTTTGTGGAGAAAGAAAGGTGGAGATATATGGCTCTTAATCAGACAACCGTCGAGGTGTAG
- the LOC110922307 gene encoding molybdenum cofactor sulfurase-like isoform X1 yields the protein MTSSPSIKEASRACFPRCCPNQLLEEHSISPSRYDFIAATTCSLHPNAPFTNHECLPPLEHSFSNMKKAFPNYLETDRADRIRDQEYSLSNHVCLDYIGHGLFSYSQQLHSNAPFFSIRYKSVNLYAQITHGGPEPEFETTIKKRIFRFMNVSSDDYSLVFTANQSSAFKVLAESYPYPNLLTVYDHQNEAVEPMVDNCRKRSGWVDSAVFSWPSMRIQSKGLRKLVVTKKKKGLFVFPLQSKVTGSRYSYLWMGLAQENGWHVCLDANALGAKDMETLGLSLFQPDFLICSFYKVFGENPSGFGCLFIKKSTSLVLKNSNTNAGVVNIVEASNRPLYLQASGSINRGKTVLSNQETLEIQEIGDRKDEVSFLDIKSRKKERNSSGDIEFRGLDNADSLGLVLISSRVRYLVNWLVNAFGSLKHPHPENGGVPLVRIYGPKVRVDRGPVVAFNVFDWKGEKIEPTLVQKLADRHNISLSYAILKHVSFVDKSSEERERSVEVKSFESSMLTKKKDRLDLGIPVIMAALGFLTNFEDVYRLWAFVSRFLDADFVEKERWRYMALNQTTVEV from the coding sequence ATGACTTCTTCACCCAGTATCAAGGAAGCCTCGAGAGCCTGTTTTCCACGCTGCTGCCCGAACCAGTTACTCGAGGAACACTCCATAAGTCCTTCTAGGTATGATTTCATTGCTGCAACCACTTGTTCACTTCATCCAAATGCTCCATTCACTAACCACGAATGTCTGCCACCCCTAGAACACTCATTTTCCAACATGAAAAAGGCTTTCCCAAACTACCTGGAAACTGACCGGGCTGACCGAATCCGGGATCAGGAATACTCTCTGTCCAACCATGTTTGTCTTGATTACATTGGTCACGGGCTCTTCTCTTATTCACAGCAGTTGCATTCTAATGCGCCTTTTTTCAGTATCAGATACAAATCAGTAAATTTGTACGCACAGATTACGCACGGTGGTCCAGAACCAGAATTTGAAACTACCATCAAGAAAAGGATTTTTAGATTCATGAATGTTTCATCAGATGATTATTCTTTGGTTTTCACAGCCAACCAATCATCTGCATTCAAAGTGTTGGCAGAATCTTACCCTTATCCAAATCTTTTGACTGTGTATGATCACCAAAATGAAGCGGTAGAACCTATGGTTGATAACTGTAGAAAAAGATCTGGGTGGGTGGATTCAGCTGTGTTTTCATGGCCCAGCATGAGAATCCAGTCAAAAGGACTCAGAAAATTGGTGGTGACCAAAAAAAAGAAAGGGCTTTTTGTCTTCCCCCTTCAATCCAAGGTTACTGGATCAAGATACTCGTATCTTTGGATGGGTTTGGCTCAAGAAAACGGGTGGCATGTTTGTCTTGATGCAAATGCATTAGGAGCCAAAGATATGGAGACACTCGGTCTCTCTCTTTTCCAGCCCGATTTCCTCATCTGTTCATTTTACAAGGTTTTTGGAGAGAACCCGTCTGGATTCGGTTgtctttttattaaaaaatcaacCTCATTGGTGCTTAAAAACTCTAATACCAACGCCGGAGTGGTTAATATCGTTGAAGCTTCTAACCGGCCACTATACCTCCAAGCATCAGGGAGTATCAACAGAGGGAAAACAGTCTTATCGAATCAAGAAACACTTGAAATACAAGAAATTGGTGACAGAAAAGATGAAGTATCGTTTCTTGACATCAAATCAAGAAAAAAAGAAAGGAACAGTAGTGGGGATATAGAGTTTAGGGGATTAGATAATGCAGATTCATTAGGTTTGGTACTGATTAGCAGCAGGGTAAGGTACTTAGTGAACTGGCTAGTGAATGCATTTGGTAGTCTAAAACACCCACATCCGGAAAACGGGGGGGTTCCTTTGGTTAGGATTTATGGGCCAAAAGTGAGGGTGGACCGAGGGCCGGTAGTGGCCTTCAATGTGTTTGATTGGAAAGGTGAGAAAATTGAGCCAACACTTGTACAGAAGCTGGCAGATAGACACAATATTTCTTTAAGTTATGCAATTTTGAAACATGTCAGTTTTGTGGACAAGAGTAGTGAAGAAAGGGAAAGATCAGTAGAGGTAAAGAGCTTCGAAAGTAGCATGTTGACCAAAAAGAAAGACAGGCTTGACCTAGGGATACCGGTGATCATGGCTGCACTTGGATTTTTGACCAACTTTGAAGACGTTTATAGGCTGTGGGCATTTGTTTCACGATTCTTGGATGCAGATTTTGTGGAGAAAGAAAGGTGGAGATATATGGCTCTTAATCAGACAACCGTCGAGGTGTAG
- the LOC110921261 gene encoding uncharacterized protein LOC110921261 produces MIVYGKACRLPVELEHRALWALKTVNLDLTEAARKQFFQIHELEALRDAAYDRSWSIKEKSKALHDRRLRKLKEFRVGDQVLLFNSRLKLIAGKLKSRWSGPYVVKEVFPYGTVELLDEDKSNSWKVNGHRLKHYLGGPIDTAEEETVPLSDPPSTTA; encoded by the coding sequence ATGATTGTTTATGGGAAAGCGTGCCGTTTACCGGTCGAGTTAGAGCATCGAGCTCTTTGGGCACTCAAAACGGTGAATCTTGATTTAACCGAGGCCGCTAGGAAACAATTTTTCCAAATTCATGAGTTGGAGGCGCTTCGTGACGCCGCGTATGATCGGTCGTGGAGCATTAAGGAAAAGTCGAAAGCTTTGCATGATAGAAGGTTACGGAAGTTGAAAGAATTTCGAGTGGGTGATCAAGTGCTTTTATTTAATTCCAGATTGAAATTAATTGCCGGAAAGTTGAAATCGAGATGGTCCGGGCCGTATGTCGTGAAGGAGGTTTTCCCATACGGTACCGTGGAGTTGTTGGATGAAGATAAGTCGAATTCGTGGAAGGTTAACGGACATCGGTTGAAACACTACTTAGGAGGTCCCATCGACACTGCCGAAGAGGAAACCGTTCCTCTTTCTGACCCGCCTAGCACCACCGCGTAG